In Alloyangia pacifica, the following proteins share a genomic window:
- a CDS encoding pilus assembly protein TadG-related protein has protein sequence MPGRLAKARAAGLWREEDGAGTVYALFLVVVGVLAGGAAVDSANAWRVREILQSTAEAAALSAAIRASEPIALETPRGVAERIADDGLRTAKLGDAWHDGSFEIGRRDPESGVFIPNQTPTDAVRVTLNRDRVHGNPEPLHFVGLFGYDPWNIQGQAVAQFRTRGALDCPDPLLSLQARADISALDVYIGICLMANAGVGYGEAPLWRTEETDRLIDKLISRGIELPGLDLFGLETLSQHDLEEVARTATQNINIRDLDDVEVISDGSVYIDCEPGEVLRLGDGFVVENAAIFSECPISFEGEVSLRASLVVTNLLSLVRDLDELRLQPDRVLTGSPACAPGDGVKVLLFADLDAVAGIPALVSTDSPLGQYLDQTVEETGGVLHDTLGLLGGVVNPLVREISEITTDLQLLPICLNATTLLNGDTVTLR, from the coding sequence ATGCCCGGCCGCCTCGCGAAGGCGCGCGCCGCCGGGCTCTGGAGAGAAGAAGATGGCGCGGGCACCGTCTACGCGCTGTTTCTGGTGGTTGTCGGCGTGCTCGCAGGCGGCGCGGCGGTGGATTCCGCAAATGCCTGGCGGGTGCGCGAGATCCTGCAGTCGACCGCGGAGGCAGCGGCGCTGAGCGCCGCCATCCGCGCCTCGGAGCCGATCGCGCTCGAAACGCCGCGCGGGGTTGCCGAACGGATCGCCGACGACGGGTTGCGCACGGCCAAGCTCGGGGACGCCTGGCATGACGGCAGCTTCGAGATTGGCCGGCGCGATCCCGAGAGCGGCGTTTTCATTCCCAACCAGACACCGACCGACGCGGTGCGCGTCACGCTCAACCGCGATAGGGTCCACGGCAATCCCGAGCCCCTGCATTTCGTCGGCCTTTTCGGCTATGACCCCTGGAATATCCAGGGACAGGCCGTCGCGCAGTTCCGCACCCGGGGGGCGCTTGATTGCCCGGACCCATTGCTCTCGCTGCAGGCGCGAGCCGATATCTCGGCACTCGATGTTTATATCGGCATCTGCCTCATGGCGAATGCGGGAGTGGGTTACGGCGAAGCACCGCTCTGGCGCACCGAGGAAACCGACAGGCTGATCGACAAGCTGATTTCCCGGGGGATCGAATTGCCCGGTCTCGATCTCTTCGGCCTCGAGACGCTCAGCCAGCACGACCTCGAGGAGGTTGCGCGCACCGCGACGCAGAACATCAATATCCGCGATCTCGATGACGTCGAGGTGATCAGCGACGGCAGCGTCTACATCGACTGCGAGCCCGGCGAAGTGCTCCGGCTGGGGGATGGCTTCGTGGTGGAGAACGCGGCGATCTTCTCCGAGTGCCCGATCAGTTTCGAGGGCGAGGTCTCGCTGCGCGCCAGCCTTGTGGTGACGAACCTGCTTTCGCTGGTGCGCGATCTCGACGAACTTCGGCTGCAGCCCGATAGGGTCCTCACCGGCTCCCCAGCCTGCGCACCCGGCGACGGGGTGAAGGTGCTGCTCTTTGCCGATCTCGATGCGGTGGCGGGCATTCCCGCATTGGTTTCGACGGACTCGCCGCTTGGCCAGTATCTCGACCAGACGGTCGAGGAGACTGGCGGGGTGCTGCACGACACGCTCGGCCTCCTCGGCGGCGTTGTGAACCCGCTAGTGCGCGAGATTTCCGAAATCACCACGGATCTGCAGCTGCTGCCCATCTGCCTCAACGCCACGACCCTGCTGAACGGCGATACGGTCACCCTGCGCTGA
- a CDS encoding TadE/TadG family type IV pilus assembly protein: MTTRTTGIARTGMIFRFPWKNIGARKFVRDEEGSLTVEVAIWAPAMIFMLALVLDFAFMMVLNASMWNAARETARAVSLHRVLPDRADDYLRDRLLFRNAPYRISVETGPDEVDARVALAGPEASLTPVMGRYLVGDLNASVSMLREPN, encoded by the coding sequence ATGACGACGCGCACGACGGGTATTGCCAGAACCGGCATGATTTTTCGATTTCCCTGGAAAAACATTGGCGCAAGGAAGTTCGTCCGCGACGAGGAGGGGTCGCTCACGGTCGAGGTCGCAATCTGGGCGCCCGCGATGATTTTCATGCTCGCGCTTGTTTTGGACTTTGCCTTCATGATGGTCCTGAACGCGAGCATGTGGAACGCCGCACGCGAAACCGCACGCGCCGTATCCCTGCACCGGGTGCTGCCCGATCGCGCCGACGACTACCTCAGGGACCGGCTGCTGTTTCGTAATGCGCCCTATCGGATCTCGGTCGAGACCGGCCCCGACGAGGTCGACGCGCGGGTTGCCCTTGCCGGCCCCGAGGCCTCGCTGACCCCTGTCATGGGACGCTACCTCGTCGGGGACCTCAACGCTTCGGTTTCCATGCTGCGGGAGCCGAACTGA
- the queA gene encoding tRNA preQ1(34) S-adenosylmethionine ribosyltransferase-isomerase QueA: protein MQLSDFDFPLPEDLIATRPAHPRSSARLLVAEGETITDAIVRDLTDWLRPGDRLVLNDTKVIPARLSGLRHRSGAQGETEARIEITLLEPRADGLWAALVKPLKKLREGETVVLSERLSATLEAREEGQGLFRFNLSGEDFDAALAEAGAMPLPPYIAAKRAADEQDKEDYQTVWARASGAVAAPTASLHFDVPLLAALKERGVEFTHVTLHVGAGTFLPVKVDDVTTHKMHGEWGEVTDVAAAEIAATKAAGGRVIPVGTTALRLIETAARGTGLIAPWRGVTDIFIYPGFDFHVADALMTNFHLPKSTLMMLVAAFMGKARMDRVYAHALAERYRFFSYGDASLLIP from the coding sequence ATGCAGCTTTCCGATTTCGACTTCCCTCTGCCCGAGGACCTCATCGCCACGCGCCCGGCGCATCCGCGCTCCTCGGCGCGGCTGCTGGTGGCCGAGGGCGAGACGATCACCGACGCCATCGTGCGCGACCTCACCGACTGGCTGCGCCCCGGCGACCGGCTGGTGCTGAACGACACCAAGGTGATCCCGGCGCGGCTCTCGGGGCTGCGGCACCGCTCGGGCGCGCAGGGCGAGACCGAGGCCCGTATCGAGATCACCCTGCTCGAGCCGCGGGCGGACGGGCTCTGGGCGGCGCTGGTCAAGCCGCTGAAGAAGCTGCGCGAGGGCGAGACGGTGGTGCTGTCAGAGCGGCTTTCGGCGACACTCGAGGCGCGCGAGGAGGGGCAGGGGCTGTTCCGCTTCAACCTGAGCGGCGAGGATTTCGACGCCGCGCTCGCCGAGGCCGGGGCAATGCCGTTGCCGCCCTATATCGCCGCCAAGCGCGCCGCGGACGAGCAGGACAAGGAAGACTACCAGACCGTCTGGGCGCGCGCCTCGGGCGCGGTCGCCGCCCCGACGGCATCGCTGCACTTCGACGTGCCGCTGCTGGCGGCGCTGAAAGAGAGGGGTGTGGAGTTCACCCATGTGACGCTGCACGTGGGCGCGGGCACCTTCCTGCCAGTCAAGGTCGATGACGTGACCACCCACAAGATGCACGGCGAATGGGGCGAGGTTACCGACGTCGCCGCCGCCGAGATCGCTGCGACCAAGGCGGCGGGCGGGCGCGTCATTCCCGTCGGCACCACGGCGCTGCGGCTGATCGAGACTGCGGCGCGCGGGACGGGGTTGATCGCGCCCTGGCGCGGCGTGACGGATATCTTCATCTACCCCGGCTTTGACTTCCACGTCGCCGACGCGCTGATGACCAACTTCCATCTGCCGAAGTCGACCCTGATGATGCTGGTCGCCGCCTTCATGGGCAAGGCGCGGATGGACCGGGTCTATGCCCATGCGCTGGCCGAGCGGTACCGGTTTTTCTCTTACGGCGACGCTTCGCTGCTGATCCCCTGA
- a CDS encoding YhdP family protein yields MTDGPHRKKPRSRRRRVVLWGCGCGLGAAVLVVLLLGGGLWYAMGRSVSAPEWLRGAIETRLAEALPGTEVDFGDLRMRLQPDWLARIALTDVELRGTDGTSLATFGLIEAGLAPTKLLRGEYELRVARVSGVQLTARRDAEGRLTMGFDELFGAGAAAPDLPTIMAQIDRLADDPRLSGLRSVEADAITLRYEDARADRAWTADGGRIGLRRDGAALVLSGDVALLGRGDVPATLAFNAESPIGSGSASFGVTLNSLDAQDIAAQAPALAWLNGLRAPISGSLRGSLTEASDLGDMSATLQIGAGVLQPRADTQPIPFEEARTYFSFDPATATLAFDEISVKSAIGTMVSDGRAVLEGLSQGMPDAMVGQFRFTRLEADPEGFFEDKLKLAGAETDWRLSFNPFRFELGRLRVTDPALPLRASGTLSAEEGGWRMALDAELDRLTPETLLAYWPPSAGEKARDWVEKNIYAGSFHDVTAALRLAPGGRLVPYLQSDFTGVELTYSRTLPRLYKGVGQLTFLRNRLTVALDSGEVRPRQGGVLEGRGSSFVIPDLTERPMMGEVDVHATGSLEAALSYLDEKPLEVMTKAKKPVALGTGEVAANVRIVTPLKRGVKREEITVIADGTITGVQSAELVPGKVLSADELYVAVDDTGVSVGGKGDLSGAPFDGSWTQSFTPGTPGKVEGEVVLSEAVSQALGIGLPKGTFSGQGRGKIDITLAHGQPPRLALTSDMVGLGVSVPQLGWRLSQAGTGSLELEATLGTPVSVDKLALKAPGLTAQGSVAINADGTLRRLSLPVLRAGGWLDGAAVLTGRGRNAAPAMRITGTALDMRGAPLGGAGGSGRGGGPVEVAVNRLQVTDKIAIDNFQGKFSTARGINGSFTGVVGGRAPIQGDVVPQNGGTAIRIRARDAGDVLKGAGVMQNIEDGTFDLTLVPVQGRSGEYDGALKIEGTRMQKNPAVVQLLDGISVVGIIDQLNGPGIFFSEVEARFRMTPQQITLTRSSATGPSMGISMDGYANLATGMMDMQGVLSPIYVINGIGQLFSRKGEGLIGFNFNLRGPVADPAVSVNPLSVFTPGMFRDIFRRPPPQVSQ; encoded by the coding sequence CGACGGCACGAGTCTGGCGACCTTCGGACTGATCGAGGCGGGGCTGGCGCCGACCAAGCTGCTGCGCGGCGAGTACGAGCTGCGGGTGGCGCGGGTGTCGGGCGTACAGCTGACCGCGCGCCGCGACGCCGAGGGACGGCTGACCATGGGTTTCGACGAGTTGTTCGGCGCAGGGGCGGCCGCGCCGGACCTGCCGACGATCATGGCGCAGATCGACAGGCTGGCCGACGACCCTCGGCTCTCTGGCCTGCGGTCGGTCGAGGCGGATGCGATCACGCTGCGCTACGAAGATGCCCGCGCGGACCGCGCCTGGACCGCCGACGGCGGGCGGATCGGGTTGCGACGCGACGGCGCGGCGCTGGTGCTGTCGGGCGATGTGGCGCTGCTCGGGCGCGGGGATGTGCCGGCGACGCTGGCCTTCAACGCCGAAAGCCCCATCGGCAGCGGCAGCGCCAGCTTCGGCGTGACGTTGAACAGCCTCGATGCGCAGGACATCGCCGCCCAGGCACCGGCGCTCGCCTGGCTCAATGGGTTGCGCGCGCCGATCTCGGGTTCGCTGCGCGGCTCGCTGACCGAGGCGAGCGACCTTGGCGATATGTCCGCCACGCTGCAGATCGGTGCCGGCGTGCTGCAGCCGCGGGCGGACACCCAGCCGATCCCCTTCGAGGAGGCACGCACCTACTTCTCCTTCGACCCCGCGACGGCGACGCTGGCCTTTGACGAGATCTCGGTGAAGAGCGCGATCGGCACAATGGTCTCGGACGGGCGGGCGGTGCTCGAGGGGCTCTCGCAGGGGATGCCCGATGCGATGGTCGGGCAGTTCCGTTTCACCCGGCTCGAGGCCGATCCCGAGGGGTTCTTCGAGGATAAGCTCAAGCTCGCGGGGGCCGAGACCGACTGGCGGCTGAGCTTCAATCCCTTCCGTTTCGAGCTCGGTCGGCTGCGGGTCACCGACCCGGCGCTGCCGCTGCGGGCCAGCGGCACGCTGTCGGCCGAAGAGGGCGGCTGGCGCATGGCGCTCGACGCGGAACTCGACAGGCTGACCCCCGAGACGCTGTTGGCCTACTGGCCACCTTCCGCCGGGGAAAAGGCGCGCGACTGGGTCGAGAAGAACATCTACGCGGGCAGCTTCCACGATGTGACTGCGGCGCTGCGTCTCGCGCCGGGCGGAAGGCTCGTTCCGTACCTGCAGAGCGATTTCACCGGCGTCGAGCTGACCTACTCGCGCACCCTGCCGCGGCTCTACAAGGGGGTGGGGCAGCTCACTTTCCTGCGAAACCGGCTGACGGTGGCCCTGGACAGCGGTGAGGTGCGTCCGCGACAGGGCGGGGTGCTGGAGGGCAGGGGCTCGAGTTTCGTGATCCCCGACCTGACCGAACGGCCGATGATGGGCGAGGTAGACGTGCATGCCACGGGAAGCCTCGAGGCCGCGCTTTCCTATCTTGATGAGAAGCCGCTCGAGGTGATGACCAAGGCCAAGAAACCCGTGGCGCTCGGCACCGGTGAAGTCGCGGCGAACGTGCGCATCGTCACCCCGCTCAAGCGCGGCGTGAAGCGCGAGGAGATCACGGTGATCGCCGACGGCACCATCACCGGGGTGCAAAGCGCCGAGCTGGTGCCCGGCAAGGTGCTGAGCGCCGACGAGCTCTATGTTGCCGTGGATGACACCGGGGTGAGTGTCGGCGGCAAGGGGGATCTGTCCGGCGCGCCCTTCGACGGCAGCTGGACACAGTCCTTCACCCCGGGCACGCCGGGCAAGGTCGAGGGAGAGGTGGTGCTCTCCGAGGCGGTCTCGCAGGCACTGGGGATCGGCTTGCCCAAGGGCACCTTCTCGGGCCAGGGGCGCGGGAAGATCGACATCACCCTTGCGCATGGCCAGCCGCCGCGGCTGGCGCTGACCTCGGACATGGTGGGGCTTGGCGTGTCAGTGCCGCAACTTGGCTGGCGGCTGTCGCAGGCGGGCACGGGATCGCTCGAGCTCGAGGCGACGCTGGGCACGCCCGTCTCGGTCGACAAGCTGGCCCTCAAGGCCCCGGGTCTGACGGCGCAGGGGTCGGTGGCAATCAACGCGGATGGCACGCTGCGGCGCCTGTCGTTGCCGGTGCTGCGCGCGGGCGGCTGGCTCGACGGGGCGGCGGTGCTCACCGGGCGCGGGCGCAACGCCGCTCCGGCGATGCGGATCACCGGCACTGCGCTCGACATGCGCGGCGCGCCGCTTGGCGGGGCCGGGGGCAGTGGCCGCGGCGGCGGCCCGGTCGAGGTCGCGGTGAACCGCCTCCAGGTCACCGACAAGATCGCCATCGACAATTTCCAGGGCAAGTTCAGCACGGCGCGCGGCATCAACGGCAGCTTCACCGGCGTGGTCGGCGGCCGCGCCCCGATCCAGGGCGACGTGGTGCCGCAGAACGGCGGCACGGCGATCCGCATCCGCGCGCGAGACGCCGGCGACGTGCTGAAGGGCGCGGGCGTCATGCAGAACATCGAGGACGGCACTTTCGATCTGACCCTCGTGCCGGTGCAGGGCCGCAGCGGCGAATACGATGGCGCGCTGAAGATCGAGGGCACGCGGATGCAGAAGAACCCCGCCGTGGTGCAGCTGCTCGACGGGATCAGCGTGGTCGGCATCATCGACCAGCTCAACGGGCCGGGCATCTTCTTTTCCGAGGTCGAGGCCCGGTTCCGCATGACGCCGCAGCAGATCACCCTGACCCGTTCCAGCGCCACGGGCCCCTCGATGGGCATCTCGATGGACGGCTATGCGAACCTCGCCACCGGGATGATGGACATGCAGGGCGTGCTCTCGCCGATCTACGTGATCAACGGCATCGGTCAGCTCTTCTCGCGCAAGGGCGAGGGGTTGATCGGGTTCAACTTCAACCTGCGCGGGCCGGTGGCCGATCCGGCGGTCAGCGTGAACCCGCTTTCGGTCTTCACTCCCGGCATGTTCCGTGACATTTTCCGGCGCCCGCCCCCGCAGGTGAGTCAATAG